From Streptomyces qinzhouensis, one genomic window encodes:
- a CDS encoding ParA family protein: protein MTTAHTMTMTDGLHVNATAGDESGRESTHFAAYEELPEGHFYDPDAEYEPDPEYAATLAPDAARQRRERIGPTGRPLPYFPIPGPLTDHGPAKIIAMCNQKGGVGKTTSTINLGAALAEYGRRVLLVDFDPQGALSVGLGVNPMELDLTVYNLLMERGMSADEVLLKTAVPNMDLLPSNIDLSAAEVQLVSEVARESTLQRALKPLLSDYDYIVIDCQPSLGLLTVNALTAAHKVIVPLECEFFALRGVALLTETIEKVQERLNPELELDGILATMYDSRTVHSREVLARVVEAFDDHVYHTVIGRTVRFPETTVAGEPITTYASNSVGAAAYRQLAREVLARCHAE from the coding sequence ATGACGACAGCCCACACGATGACGATGACGGACGGCCTACACGTGAACGCCACGGCAGGCGACGAGAGTGGCCGAGAGTCCACGCACTTCGCCGCCTACGAGGAACTCCCCGAGGGGCACTTCTACGACCCCGACGCCGAATACGAGCCCGACCCCGAGTACGCGGCCACCCTCGCGCCCGACGCGGCGCGCCAGCGCCGTGAGCGGATCGGCCCCACCGGCCGCCCGCTGCCGTACTTCCCGATCCCGGGCCCGCTGACCGACCACGGCCCCGCGAAGATCATCGCGATGTGCAACCAGAAGGGCGGCGTCGGCAAGACCACGTCGACCATCAATCTGGGCGCGGCACTCGCGGAGTACGGACGGCGCGTGCTGCTCGTCGACTTCGACCCGCAGGGCGCCCTCTCGGTCGGCCTCGGCGTCAACCCGATGGAACTGGACCTGACGGTCTACAACCTGCTCATGGAGCGGGGCATGTCGGCCGACGAGGTACTGCTCAAGACGGCCGTGCCCAATATGGACCTGCTCCCGAGCAATATCGACCTGTCCGCCGCGGAAGTGCAGTTGGTGAGCGAGGTCGCCCGGGAGTCCACGCTCCAGCGGGCGCTGAAGCCGCTGTTGTCGGACTACGACTACATCGTGATCGACTGTCAGCCCTCCCTCGGCCTGCTCACCGTCAACGCGCTGACCGCGGCGCACAAGGTGATCGTCCCGCTGGAGTGCGAGTTCTTCGCGCTGCGCGGTGTCGCCCTGCTCACCGAGACCATCGAGAAGGTGCAGGAGCGGCTCAACCCCGAACTGGAGCTGGACGGCATCCTCGCCACCATGTACGACTCGCGGACCGTGCACAGCCGTGAGGTGCTCGCACGGGTGGTCGAGGCCTTCGACGACCACGTCTACCACACCGTCATCGGGCGGACGGTCCGCTTCCCGGAGACCACGGTCGCCGGTGAGCCGATCACTACCTATGCGTCGAATTCGGTCGGCGCCGCCGCGTACCGCCAACTGGCCAGGGAGGTGCTCGCCCGGTGTCACGCCGAGTGA